In Halobacillus amylolyticus, the following proteins share a genomic window:
- the thrS gene encoding threonine--tRNA ligase, whose product MAEAIQITFPDGNKKEFSKGTTGEEIAHSISPGLKKQSLAIKLDGEDYDLRRPIERDGAVEILTYKNPEGIDILRHSTAHLMAQAIKRLYGEVKLGVGPVIESGFYYDIDLDVSLTPEDLPKIEKEMQRIVDENLEIERIELSREEAIEKYKELGDELKLELIQDIPTGEPLTIYKQGEFFDLCRGVHVPQTSKIKIFKLLNISGAYWRGDSDNKMLQRIYGTAFEKQAQLDEYLHLLEEAKERDHRKLGKELGLFTVNQQVGQGLPLWLPKGATIRRTVERYIVDTEERLGYDHVYTPVLGSVDLYKKSGHWDHYKDDMFPTLEMDNEDLVLRPMNCPHHMMVYKNEFYSYRNLPVRIAELGTMHRHEMSGALAGLQRVRAMTLNDAHIFARPDQLKDEFKRVVRLVQEVYRDFGINDYSFRLSYRDPEDKEKYVDNDEMWEKAQAMLKETMEDMELDYVEAEGEAAFYGPKLDVQVKTALGKEETLSTVQLDFHLPERFDLTYVGEDGKDHRPVVIHRGVVSTMERFVAFLIEEYKGAFPTWLAPVQAKIIPVSAEVHLDYAKKLEDELREAGIRVEVDERNEKIGYKIREAQTQKIPFQLVVGDREIEDHAVNVRRYGEQNSETKTVETFKEEIRNEIDLKLLNK is encoded by the coding sequence ATGGCAGAAGCGATTCAAATTACTTTTCCTGATGGCAATAAGAAAGAGTTTTCTAAAGGAACAACGGGAGAAGAAATTGCACATTCAATTTCTCCAGGTCTAAAAAAACAATCCCTAGCTATTAAATTGGATGGAGAAGACTATGATTTAAGACGTCCCATTGAAAGGGATGGAGCGGTTGAGATTCTAACGTATAAAAATCCAGAAGGAATCGATATACTCCGTCATTCCACAGCACATCTAATGGCACAGGCGATTAAACGTTTGTACGGTGAGGTCAAGCTTGGTGTTGGCCCCGTTATAGAAAGTGGCTTTTACTATGACATCGATCTTGATGTATCGTTAACACCTGAGGACTTGCCTAAAATTGAGAAAGAAATGCAGCGAATCGTTGATGAGAATCTAGAAATTGAGCGGATCGAATTGTCTCGTGAAGAAGCGATTGAAAAATATAAGGAGCTTGGTGATGAGCTGAAGCTTGAGCTGATACAAGATATTCCTACAGGGGAGCCCCTGACGATTTATAAGCAGGGAGAATTTTTCGATCTTTGCCGTGGTGTTCACGTGCCACAAACGAGTAAAATTAAGATTTTTAAATTGTTGAACATCTCTGGAGCCTACTGGCGCGGGGATAGTGACAATAAGATGCTGCAGCGCATCTATGGCACAGCTTTTGAAAAGCAGGCACAGCTAGATGAGTATTTACATCTGTTAGAAGAAGCGAAAGAACGCGATCACCGTAAATTAGGGAAAGAGCTAGGATTGTTTACAGTCAATCAACAAGTTGGGCAAGGTCTGCCACTATGGCTGCCTAAAGGTGCGACGATTCGTCGTACTGTCGAGCGTTACATCGTCGACACAGAAGAACGTTTAGGGTACGACCATGTTTATACACCAGTTCTTGGAAGTGTTGACTTGTACAAGAAGAGTGGACACTGGGATCATTATAAGGACGATATGTTTCCGACACTGGAAATGGATAATGAGGACTTGGTGCTTCGTCCAATGAACTGCCCTCACCATATGATGGTCTATAAAAATGAGTTTTACAGTTATCGTAACCTTCCAGTCCGTATTGCTGAACTGGGAACAATGCACCGTCATGAAATGTCCGGGGCGCTTGCTGGTTTGCAAAGAGTACGTGCGATGACATTAAACGATGCACACATTTTTGCCCGTCCTGATCAATTAAAAGATGAGTTTAAACGTGTGGTTCGTCTCGTCCAAGAAGTTTATCGTGATTTTGGGATTAACGATTACAGCTTCCGTTTATCTTATCGGGATCCAGAGGATAAAGAAAAATATGTTGATAATGACGAAATGTGGGAAAAAGCACAAGCAATGCTTAAAGAAACGATGGAAGATATGGAGCTTGATTATGTTGAAGCAGAAGGAGAAGCTGCGTTTTACGGGCCGAAGCTTGATGTTCAAGTGAAAACAGCGCTTGGTAAAGAAGAGACACTTTCTACTGTTCAGCTCGACTTCCACCTTCCAGAACGCTTTGACTTAACCTATGTGGGTGAAGATGGAAAAGACCATCGTCCTGTTGTCATTCACCGCGGTGTTGTTTCAACAATGGAACGTTTCGTTGCTTTCTTGATCGAAGAATATAAGGGAGCCTTCCCAACATGGCTTGCCCCTGTCCAGGCGAAGATTATCCCAGTTTCTGCAGAAGTCCATCTTGACTATGCGAAAAAGCTTGAAGATGAGTTGAGAGAAGCGGGGATTCGAGTAGAAGTCGATGAACGTAACGAGAAAATAGGCTATAAGATCCGTGAAGCTCAGACACAAAAGATCCCATTTCAGCTTGTAGTTGGTGATCGAGAAATTGAGGATCACGCTGTTAATGTCCGTCGTTATGGAGAACAAAATTCGGAAACGAAAACTGTTGAAACATTTAAAGAAGAAATCAGAAATGAAATTGACTTAAAACTATTGAATAAATAA
- the infC gene encoding translation initiation factor IF-3, which yields MNVNEKIRAREVRLIDVNGEQLGVKSRNEALDIATNANLDLVMVAPNAKPPVCRIMDYGKYRYEQQKKEKEARKNQTIIKLKEVRLSPGIEEHDFNTKLRNARKFLTKGDKVKASVRFRGRAITHKELGQKVLERLAEECQDVATIETKPKMEGRNMFMMLAPLAEK from the coding sequence ATGAATGTTAATGAGAAAATTCGCGCACGTGAAGTAAGACTCATTGATGTAAACGGTGAGCAGCTCGGAGTTAAATCTCGTAATGAAGCACTTGACATTGCGACAAATGCCAATCTTGACCTTGTCATGGTTGCTCCGAATGCGAAGCCTCCGGTTTGCCGAATCATGGATTATGGTAAGTACCGTTACGAGCAGCAGAAGAAAGAAAAAGAAGCTCGTAAGAATCAAACGATTATCAAGCTCAAAGAAGTTCGTTTAAGCCCGGGAATTGAAGAGCATGACTTCAACACGAAGTTACGCAATGCTCGTAAATTCTTAACAAAAGGCGATAAAGTGAAAGCATCTGTCCGTTTCCGCGGTCGTGCGATCACTCACAAAGAACTTGGACAAAAAGTTCTTGAACGTCTCGCTGAAGAGTGCCAGGACGTCGCTACCATTGAGACCAAACCAAAAATGGAAGGTCGTAATATGTTTATGATGCTTGCTCCTCTTGCGGAGAAGTAA
- the rpmI gene encoding 50S ribosomal protein L35: protein MPKMKTHKGSQKRFKKTGSGKVKRSHAFTSHLFANKSTKQKRKLRKATLVSAGDFRRIKHMLPKK, encoded by the coding sequence ATGCCTAAAATGAAAACCCACAAAGGTTCTCAAAAACGTTTCAAGAAAACAGGTAGTGGAAAGGTGAAGCGTTCCCACGCGTTCACAAGCCACTTATTTGCCAATAAATCTACGAAGCAAAAACGTAAATTACGTAAGGCTACATTGGTATCTGCCGGAGACTTCCGTCGTATCAAGCACATGCTTCCGAAAAAATAA
- the rplT gene encoding 50S ribosomal protein L20, producing the protein MPRVKGGTVTRKRRNRVLKLAKGYYGSKHALFKTAKQQVMKSGQYAYRDRRQKKRDFRKLWIARINAAARMNDISYSRLMHGLKLAGVEVNRKMLADLAVNDEKGFSSLADQAKSALK; encoded by the coding sequence ATGCCACGAGTTAAAGGTGGAACAGTGACACGTAAACGTCGTAATCGTGTCCTTAAACTAGCAAAAGGTTATTATGGTTCAAAGCACGCTCTATTCAAAACTGCAAAACAACAAGTAATGAAATCAGGTCAGTATGCATACCGTGACCGTCGTCAGAAAAAACGTGACTTCCGCAAACTTTGGATTGCGCGTATTAATGCGGCAGCACGTATGAATGATATTTCTTACAGCCGACTTATGCATGGGCTTAAACTTGCGGGTGTAGAAGTAAACCGTAAAATGCTTGCAGACCTTGCTGTCAACGATGAAAAAGGGTTCTCAAGCCTAGCAGATCAAGCAAAATCAGCTCTTAAATAA